A single Aulosira sp. FACHB-615 DNA region contains:
- a CDS encoding type II toxin-antitoxin system HicA family toxin yields MPKKIRELKQMLRQVGFTELPGKGSHTNWIHPLYAGKITVSGKDGADAKRYQEKEVKQAIEAVESSKQDE; encoded by the coding sequence ATGCCTAAGAAAATTCGAGAGCTTAAGCAAATGCTTCGCCAAGTTGGTTTTACAGAATTACCCGGCAAAGGTAGTCACACTAACTGGATACATCCTTTGTATGCTGGAAAAATTACAGTTTCGGGTAAAGATGGAGCAGATGCTAAACGTTACCAAGAAAAGGAAGTTAAACAGGCAATTGAGGCAGTAGAGAGTAGTAAACAAGATGAGTAA
- a CDS encoding type II toxin-antitoxin system HicB family antitoxin: MSKLKYQMVIQWSEEDDCFLVGFPDFPGQRWRTHGDTYESAVANGIEALESLIIAYEAAGDPLPQPTLLKVS, encoded by the coding sequence ATGAGTAAACTCAAGTACCAAATGGTGATTCAGTGGTCAGAAGAAGATGATTGCTTCTTGGTAGGATTTCCTGATTTCCCTGGACAACGTTGGCGCACTCACGGGGATACTTACGAGTCAGCTGTTGCCAATGGCATTGAAGCACTGGAGTCTTTGATTATTGCTTATGAAGCTGCGGGAGATCCACTGCCACAACCAACCCTGTTGAAAGTTTCTTAA
- a CDS encoding 2Fe-2S iron-sulfur cluster-binding protein produces MSVSVRFLPDDVAINAEVGEALLDVAQRAGVFIPTGCLMGSCHACTVELEDGDVIRACLSAVPPTDDELRIHLFSDPTW; encoded by the coding sequence TTTACCAGATGATGTCGCCATCAATGCCGAAGTGGGAGAAGCACTCTTAGATGTAGCACAACGCGCTGGAGTGTTCATTCCCACAGGCTGTCTCATGGGTTCATGTCATGCTTGTACAGTAGAACTTGAAGATGGCGATGTCATTCGCGCTTGTCTTTCCGCAGTCCCGCCAACCGATGATGAGTTGAGAATACATTTATTTAGCGACCCAACTTGGTAG